Proteins co-encoded in one Acidobacteriota bacterium genomic window:
- a CDS encoding alpha/beta hydrolase, whose protein sequence is MTDAISSTVRPSVQAIEDLNGPAGKLEAILNGGRGDARYAALVCHPHPLGGGTMHNKVVYHAMKVFSGMGLPVLRFNFRGVGLSEGEFDHGRGEVGDAKAALDWLDAKLQLPVLVAGFSFGSFVGMQAGCGDPRVLGIVGLGVPYRAEGRSYSYEFLENCTQPKLFISGTEDQYGPRVAVEPMLLKAAEPKRLVWVEGAEHFFQGTASSPGPKLDKMQDAMRGWLGEMFGPGSGV, encoded by the coding sequence ATGACGGATGCAATATCTTCTACCGTGCGACCTTCCGTGCAAGCCATCGAAGACCTCAACGGTCCCGCAGGAAAGCTCGAAGCGATCCTGAATGGCGGCCGCGGCGATGCGCGCTATGCCGCGCTGGTGTGCCACCCGCATCCGCTGGGTGGCGGGACGATGCACAACAAGGTGGTGTATCACGCGATGAAGGTCTTCTCGGGCATGGGCCTGCCTGTGCTCCGTTTCAACTTTCGCGGGGTGGGGTTGAGCGAAGGGGAGTTCGACCATGGGCGCGGCGAGGTTGGAGACGCAAAGGCCGCGCTGGACTGGCTGGACGCGAAGCTGCAACTTCCGGTGCTGGTTGCGGGGTTCTCGTTCGGCTCGTTCGTGGGGATGCAGGCTGGGTGCGGCGACCCTCGGGTCCTGGGGATCGTTGGACTTGGGGTTCCCTACCGTGCCGAGGGGCGCAGCTACAGCTACGAGTTTCTGGAAAACTGCACCCAGCCAAAGCTCTTTATCAGCGGAACGGAGGACCAGTACGGCCCCCGGGTAGCTGTCGAACCGATGCTGCTAAAGGCTGCGGAGCCGAAGCGGCTGGTATGGGTCGAAGGCGCGGAGCACTTTTTTCAGGGGACCGCGTCGTCTCCCGGGCCGAAGCTGGACAAGATGCAAGACGCGATGCGTGGATGGCTCGGCGAGATGTTTGGGCCGGGTAGCGGCGTGTGA
- a CDS encoding M20/M25/M40 family metallo-hydrolase, which translates to MPVDPIQLTRQLVDIESTTYHEGRAGAFLHEYLLSQRYSVERMPVAQPELALTPGAGDGERFNVYAAMAGTMPDVVLSTHFDTVPPFFGCTEDDEFLYGRGTCDAKGILAAQVAAADRLREAGVKVGLLFVVGEERDSAGAIVANQNPRGSKFLINGEPTDNRLALASKGALRVELRAKGKMAHSAYPELGDSAVDKLVEALHGLLAMPLPVEPDLGESGASTMNIGLIEGGRAPNVIADKAEAHLLIRLVSPADETKQNILKIVGDRADVTFSLELPFVRMRRIDGLPTMVAKFTTDIPSLTNWGEPFLLGPGSIHVAHTPNEKIAKKELLEAVDLYYNLATSLVG; encoded by the coding sequence ATGCCTGTTGACCCAATCCAGCTCACCCGCCAGCTCGTCGATATCGAATCCACGACATATCACGAGGGACGGGCCGGGGCCTTTCTGCATGAATACCTTCTCTCCCAGCGCTATAGCGTCGAGCGTATGCCTGTCGCCCAGCCCGAACTTGCCCTGACTCCCGGCGCGGGTGATGGCGAGCGGTTCAACGTCTACGCCGCAATGGCCGGCACCATGCCCGACGTCGTCCTCTCTACTCACTTCGACACCGTGCCGCCATTCTTCGGCTGCACCGAGGACGACGAGTTTCTCTACGGCCGAGGAACCTGCGACGCCAAAGGCATCCTCGCCGCGCAGGTAGCCGCCGCCGACCGTCTCCGCGAGGCTGGCGTCAAAGTCGGCCTCCTCTTCGTCGTCGGCGAAGAGCGCGACTCCGCCGGCGCCATCGTCGCCAACCAGAACCCGCGCGGATCGAAGTTCCTCATCAACGGCGAGCCCACGGACAACCGCCTCGCCCTCGCTTCTAAAGGTGCTCTCCGAGTTGAACTGCGCGCCAAGGGGAAGATGGCCCACTCCGCCTACCCTGAGCTGGGAGACTCCGCGGTCGACAAGCTCGTCGAGGCACTCCACGGTCTTCTTGCCATGCCTCTCCCCGTCGAGCCTGACCTGGGAGAGTCCGGCGCCTCGACCATGAACATCGGCCTCATCGAAGGAGGCCGCGCCCCCAACGTCATCGCCGACAAGGCCGAGGCGCACCTTCTCATCCGCCTCGTCAGCCCTGCAGACGAGACCAAGCAAAACATCCTGAAGATCGTAGGCGACCGCGCCGACGTCACCTTCTCGCTCGAGCTGCCATTTGTGCGCATGCGCAGGATTGACGGCTTGCCGACCATGGTCGCCAAGTTCACCACCGACATCCCCTCGCTCACCAACTGGGGCGAGCCCTTCCTCCTCGGCCCCGGCTCCATCCACGTCGCGCACACCCCCAACGAGAAGATCGCCAAAAAGGAGCTGCTCGAAGCCGTCGACCTCTACTACAACCTCGCCACTAGCCTCGTCGGATAA